In Hippoglossus stenolepis isolate QCI-W04-F060 chromosome 21, HSTE1.2, whole genome shotgun sequence, one DNA window encodes the following:
- the rasd1 gene encoding dexamethasone-induced Ras-related protein 1 — protein sequence MIKKMSPSESDFDIPAKNCYRMVILGSTKVGKTAIVSRFLNGRFEEQYTPTIEDFHRKLYSIKGDVYQLDILDTSGNHPFPAMRRLSILTGDVFILVFSLDNRDSFQEVQRLKRQIYETKSCLKNKIKENIDVPLVICGNKGDREFYREVQQEEIEQLVAGDEKCAYFEISAKRNENVDKMFQTLFTLAKLPHEMSPDLHRKVSVQYCDMLHRKSLKNKKLKDVGEAYGVVTPCARRPSVHSDLMYIKEKAIGGGQAKDKERCVIS from the exons ATGATTAAGAAAATGTCTCCCTCCGAGAGCGACTTTGACATCCCGGCGAAGAACTGCTACAGGATGGTGATTTTGGGATCCACCAAAGTCGGGAAAACGGCGATCGTGTCCCGGTTCCTGAACGGGAGGTTCGAGGAGCAGTACACACCGACCATCGAGGACTTCCACAGGAAACTGTACAGTATCAAGGGAGACGTGTACCAGCTGGACATTCTGGATACATCAGGGAACCACCCTTTCCCCGCCATGAGGAGACTGTCCATACTCACAG GTGACGTGTTCATCCTCGTCTTCAGCCTGGACAACCGCGACTCCTTCCAGGAGGTGCAGCGGCTCAAGCGGCAGATCTACGAGACCAAGTCGTGTCTGAAGAACAAGATCAAGGAGAACATCGACGTGCCTCTGGTGATCTGCGGCAACAAGGGCGACCGAGAGTTTTACCGGGaggtgcagcaggaggagatcGAGCAGCTGGTGGCCGGAGACGAAAAGTGCGCGTACTTCGAGATCTCCGCCAAGCGCAACGAGAACGTGGATAAGATGTTTCAGACTCTGTTTACTTTGGCCAAGCTTCCTCACGAGATGAGCCCCGACCTGCACCGGAAGGTGTCCGTGCAGTACTGCGACATGCTGCACAGAAAGTCCCTGAAGAACAAGAAGCTGAAGGACGTCGGGGAGGCGTACGGCGTGGTCACCCCGTGCGCGCGGAGACCCAGCGTGCACAGCGACCTCATGTACATTAAAGAGAAGGCGATAGGAGGCGGCCAGgccaaagacaaagagagatgcGTGATCAGTTAA